One Planctomycetota bacterium genomic window carries:
- a CDS encoding phosphatase PAP2 family protein, whose product MRFLTPHDRRVRRRRRLLLAAAFLLGLIVLTLLDRAIFEALRVADRPRLERRDWYQFLRALGYAPTWIAVGAVLIACDAAARRMHAARPAHAARRGALTILGALLGGGLAELLKVVVARQRPINNGVADGAYVWGYPFEALAGGGNYGLASSHAGVAFGAAFVLARVAPGSGWVLIPLAIGCGVSRLLTGAHFATDVYVAAWLSGVIAAALCGRFGEGRAA is encoded by the coding sequence GTGAGGTTTCTGACGCCCCATGACCGGCGCGTCCGCCGTCGCCGACGCCTGCTGCTGGCGGCGGCGTTCCTGCTCGGGCTCATCGTGCTGACGCTGCTGGATCGCGCGATCTTCGAGGCCCTGCGCGTGGCGGACCGCCCGCGCCTCGAGCGGCGCGACTGGTACCAGTTCCTGCGGGCGCTCGGGTACGCACCGACGTGGATCGCCGTGGGCGCGGTGCTCATCGCGTGCGACGCCGCGGCCCGGCGCATGCACGCGGCCCGACCCGCGCACGCGGCCCGGCGGGGCGCGCTCACCATCCTCGGGGCGCTCCTCGGGGGCGGGCTGGCCGAACTGCTCAAGGTGGTGGTGGCGCGCCAGCGCCCGATCAACAACGGCGTGGCCGACGGCGCGTACGTGTGGGGTTACCCGTTCGAGGCCCTCGCCGGGGGCGGCAACTACGGGCTCGCGTCGAGCCACGCGGGCGTCGCGTTCGGGGCGGCGTTCGTGCTCGCGCGCGTCGCGCCCGGCAGCGGCTGGGTGCTGATCCCCCTGGCGATCGGCTGCGGCGTGTCGCGCCTGCTGACGGGCGCCCACTTCGCCACCGACGTGTACGTCGCCGCGTGGCTCAGCGGTGTCATCGCGGCGGCGTTGTGCGGGCGGTTCGGCGAAGGGCGGGCGGCATGA
- a CDS encoding choice-of-anchor D domain-containing protein translates to MRRALARAAGVVVLACAAVPAQAQWRFATWNITDFNGGRSAAIQTAVYDSFQGRRFAPDVLCVQEVESASAASSLLLTLNTDPDGPGDWALAAFINGPDTESILLYRTSKAVLVRNTTIVARADGTTADQPRHTYRWDLRPVGYGATPGVTIGVYGTHMKSNDTAADQARRLIEATDIRDNAEGIDTEGPGTGLPAGYAFLLMGDFNIQTASQAAYVELTGSQANNTGRFFDPIRQAGGWNNSSTYRMIHTQDPVGAGGMDDRLDQILLGPTLLDQAGLDYIGTLLGPQNPIAWNLNTFQDPNHSYRCWGNDGTSYNEALNISANAMVGPVIAQALVDVTGGTSGHLPVFLDLRVPAKAATTASLDFGTVAQGSSAPARTLTVTNSGDVNLWTTAGIATLTYSMAASPGFSAPGGAFSEPPGGGSNSHTISMSTATAGPKVGSVVLTTNDPDRPTIIVTLTGVVTPPNVNPVARAGDDQVVADADGSGSEIVFVDGSASTDSDGTIVEFRWSEGSTVLAQGPSAMANFPLSVGVHTLTLLVTDDDGGSDTDEVVVEVLPGCDPDFNRDGNVDQDDVSCLAQAVAGDPTCSDADPDFNRDGNVDQDDIEALTQAVAGAGCP, encoded by the coding sequence ATGCGTCGAGCGCTGGCGAGGGCGGCGGGGGTGGTTGTGCTGGCGTGCGCGGCGGTGCCCGCGCAGGCCCAGTGGCGATTCGCGACCTGGAACATCACCGACTTCAACGGCGGGCGCAGCGCCGCGATCCAGACCGCGGTGTACGACTCGTTCCAGGGGCGAAGGTTCGCGCCCGACGTGCTGTGCGTGCAGGAGGTGGAGAGCGCGAGCGCCGCGTCGTCGCTGCTGCTGACCCTGAACACGGACCCCGACGGGCCGGGCGACTGGGCGCTCGCCGCGTTCATCAACGGGCCTGATACCGAGTCGATCCTGCTCTACCGCACGAGCAAGGCGGTGCTCGTGCGGAACACGACGATCGTCGCCCGCGCGGACGGCACCACGGCGGACCAGCCCCGGCACACGTACCGGTGGGACCTGCGCCCCGTGGGCTACGGCGCCACGCCCGGGGTCACCATCGGCGTCTACGGCACGCACATGAAGTCGAACGACACGGCGGCCGACCAGGCGCGCCGGCTCATCGAGGCGACGGACATCCGCGACAACGCCGAGGGCATCGACACCGAGGGCCCCGGCACGGGACTGCCCGCGGGGTACGCCTTCCTGCTCATGGGCGACTTCAACATTCAGACGGCGTCGCAGGCGGCGTACGTGGAGCTCACGGGCTCGCAAGCGAACAACACCGGGCGATTCTTCGATCCCATCCGCCAGGCCGGTGGTTGGAACAACAGTTCAACGTACCGGATGATCCACACGCAGGACCCGGTGGGCGCCGGGGGCATGGACGACCGGCTCGACCAGATTCTCCTGGGACCGACCCTGCTGGACCAGGCGGGGCTGGACTACATCGGAACGCTGCTGGGCCCGCAGAATCCGATCGCGTGGAACCTCAACACGTTCCAGGATCCCAACCACTCGTACCGGTGCTGGGGGAACGACGGCACGAGCTACAACGAAGCGCTGAACATTTCGGCCAACGCGATGGTGGGTCCGGTGATCGCGCAGGCGCTGGTCGACGTGACGGGCGGGACGAGCGGGCACCTGCCGGTGTTCCTCGACCTGCGGGTGCCGGCGAAGGCCGCGACGACGGCGTCGCTGGACTTCGGCACCGTGGCGCAGGGCTCGAGCGCGCCCGCGCGGACGCTGACGGTGACCAACTCGGGCGATGTGAACCTGTGGACGACGGCGGGCATCGCGACGCTGACGTACTCGATGGCGGCGTCGCCCGGGTTCTCGGCCCCGGGGGGCGCCTTCTCCGAGCCCCCGGGGGGCGGGTCGAACTCGCACACGATCTCGATGAGCACGGCGACGGCGGGGCCCAAGGTCGGCTCGGTGGTGCTCACCACCAACGATCCGGACCGCCCGACCATCATCGTGACGCTGACGGGCGTGGTGACGCCGCCGAATGTGAACCCGGTCGCGCGGGCGGGCGACGACCAGGTGGTGGCGGACGCCGACGGGTCGGGGAGCGAGATCGTGTTCGTCGACGGCTCGGCGAGCACGGACTCGGACGGGACGATCGTCGAGTTCCGGTGGTCGGAAGGCTCGACGGTGCTGGCGCAGGGCCCGTCGGCGATGGCGAACTTCCCGCTCTCGGTGGGCGTGCACACGCTGACGCTGCTCGTGACCGACGACGACGGCGGGAGCGACACCGACGAGGTGGTCGTCGAGGTGCTGCCCGGGTGTGATCCGGACTTCAACCGCGACGGGAATGTCGATCAGGACGACGTGTCGTGCCTGGCGCAGGCGGTCGCGGGCGACCCGACGTGCTCGGACGCGGACCCGGACTTCAACCGCGACGGGAACGTGGACCAGGACGACATCGAGGCGCTGACGCAGGCGGTGGCGGGCGCGGGCTGCCCGTGA
- a CDS encoding LptF/LptG family permease, whose amino-acid sequence MRTLDRYIAWHYIVNIAMLFTFLFSVIIVIDFSLNFDEFIEIAGRIARERGWEKSRVREALLAFALVLDLWWPRLFQLFHYLAGVVIVGGMGFTCAQMVRHREFVAILAGGISLQRAARPLVLVALGVVTLQAINAEVILPRLAPMLTRDKKEAGTRGLGETRQPLTADGAGRLFYARRVDLDAGVVEGLWVWERDGRGLMTRRITAQKATWAGDHWQLDAGVVETPGDLGASGRRVTTPLSRLDTDLDPTAMRLRRFEGYSHNLSSAHLTELVDRLKAQPRPPTQRIETLERIRSGRYAIMLANVLTLLVCLPFFLRREPTGLLRQSIKCAPVAFGAILGTGVGVTAAVPGLPAWLGVFVPVLILVPLATAAMSSVKT is encoded by the coding sequence ATGAGGACGCTGGACCGGTACATCGCGTGGCACTACATCGTGAACATCGCGATGCTGTTCACCTTCCTGTTCTCGGTGATCATCGTGATCGACTTCTCGCTGAACTTCGACGAGTTCATCGAGATCGCCGGCAGGATCGCGCGCGAGCGCGGCTGGGAGAAGAGCCGCGTGCGCGAGGCGCTGCTGGCGTTCGCGCTCGTGCTCGACCTGTGGTGGCCCCGGCTCTTCCAGTTGTTCCATTACCTCGCGGGCGTCGTGATCGTCGGCGGCATGGGCTTCACGTGCGCGCAGATGGTGCGCCACCGCGAGTTCGTCGCGATCCTGGCGGGGGGCATCAGCCTGCAGCGGGCGGCCAGGCCCCTGGTGCTGGTGGCGCTGGGCGTCGTCACGCTGCAGGCGATCAACGCGGAGGTGATCTTGCCTCGCCTGGCGCCGATGCTCACGCGCGACAAGAAAGAGGCCGGCACGCGCGGGCTGGGCGAGACGCGCCAGCCCCTGACGGCCGACGGCGCGGGACGCCTGTTCTACGCGCGGCGGGTGGACCTGGACGCGGGCGTCGTCGAGGGGCTGTGGGTGTGGGAGCGCGACGGGCGCGGGCTCATGACGCGGCGCATCACCGCGCAGAAAGCAACATGGGCCGGCGACCACTGGCAGCTCGACGCGGGCGTCGTCGAAACACCCGGCGACCTCGGCGCGAGCGGGCGGCGTGTGACCACGCCTCTGTCGCGCCTCGACACCGACCTCGACCCCACCGCGATGCGCCTACGCCGCTTCGAGGGATACAGCCACAACCTGTCGAGCGCGCACCTGACGGAACTGGTGGATCGCCTCAAGGCCCAGCCGCGCCCGCCCACGCAGCGCATCGAAACGCTGGAGCGCATCCGCTCGGGGCGGTACGCGATCATGCTCGCGAACGTGCTGACGCTGCTGGTGTGCCTGCCGTTCTTCCTGCGGCGTGAGCCCACGGGCCTGCTGCGCCAGAGCATCAAGTGCGCGCCCGTCGCGTTCGGCGCGATCCTCGGCACGGGCGTGGGCGTGACGGCGGCGGTGCCGGGCCTGCCGGCGTGGCTGGGCGTGTTCGTGCCGGTGCTGATCCTCGTGCCGCTAGCGACCGCGGCGATGTCGAGCGTGAAGACGTAG
- a CDS encoding glycosyltransferase family 39 protein, translating into MRDSSLGAVPVGAWARWAGRAGSAAWFIVLVTAARLVYLFFFCPYSLIEDEAHYWEWSRRLALSYYTKGPGIAWAIRGATELFGDVEGAVRLPAVVCGAIAGAGVAMLAHGAIPDRRAAFIAAACFMLTPIFQITGLIVTIDGPLTAAWTIGAWGAWRALVRDDPRGWLVLGAAVGVGCLFKYTTLLLPLGVFAAANVTGLRVRRHVPAMLGGAALCAVGLLPVIVWNARNDWATIAHLLGHLGVKGGDMPVTQGRDGWSYSPLWTLSFLGTQAALLGPVLILGVLGALDAWRARTADPARWRREGALAAMGMPVFLFYFLVSFLTEPEGNWALAGGLTFVPLAAGRVLRGMDDWLARVRAWRASPSPRPRMGVLVRRPETPTQVLWMILLCGGLVVAVGSLRLDLLARLPRVGRYIPVHRFTGAERMAAHVDRLRAEVRDETGAEPFVVAMHYGRASQMAFYLPGHPVVYCATSVILGGRHTQYDYWPDTDLRRDLGLRGRPSVMLGGTREAWSLVFARVREIGRLDADGKKDRPVFIGEDFLFTSFDRNPAMGRDLTTNPKAGPAQGPSPDRVPEPVPEPLP; encoded by the coding sequence GTGCGCGATTCTTCGCTGGGAGCGGTGCCGGTCGGCGCGTGGGCGCGGTGGGCCGGGCGCGCGGGCAGCGCCGCGTGGTTCATCGTGCTGGTGACGGCGGCGCGCCTGGTGTACCTGTTCTTCTTCTGTCCCTACTCGCTCATCGAGGACGAGGCGCACTACTGGGAGTGGAGCCGGCGGCTGGCGCTCAGTTACTACACCAAGGGGCCGGGCATCGCCTGGGCGATCCGCGGGGCGACGGAGCTCTTCGGCGATGTCGAAGGGGCCGTGCGCCTGCCGGCGGTCGTCTGCGGCGCGATCGCGGGCGCGGGCGTGGCGATGCTGGCGCACGGGGCCATCCCCGATCGTCGGGCGGCGTTCATTGCGGCGGCGTGCTTCATGCTCACGCCCATCTTCCAGATCACCGGGCTGATCGTCACGATCGACGGCCCGCTGACCGCCGCGTGGACCATCGGCGCCTGGGGCGCCTGGCGGGCCCTGGTGCGCGACGACCCGCGCGGGTGGCTCGTGCTCGGGGCGGCGGTGGGCGTCGGCTGCCTGTTCAAGTACACCACGCTGCTGCTCCCCCTGGGCGTGTTCGCGGCGGCGAACGTCACGGGCCTGCGGGTGCGGCGGCATGTGCCGGCCATGCTCGGCGGGGCCGCCTTGTGCGCGGTCGGGCTGCTGCCCGTCATCGTGTGGAACGCGCGCAACGACTGGGCGACGATCGCGCACCTGCTGGGGCACCTGGGCGTGAAGGGCGGGGACATGCCGGTGACGCAGGGGCGCGACGGGTGGTCGTACTCGCCCCTGTGGACGCTGTCGTTCCTGGGCACGCAGGCGGCGCTGCTGGGCCCGGTGCTCATCCTCGGGGTGCTGGGCGCGCTCGACGCGTGGCGGGCGCGCACGGCCGACCCCGCGCGCTGGCGGCGCGAGGGCGCGCTCGCGGCGATGGGGATGCCGGTGTTCCTGTTCTACTTTCTCGTGAGCTTCCTGACCGAGCCCGAGGGCAACTGGGCGCTCGCGGGCGGGCTGACGTTCGTGCCGCTGGCGGCGGGGCGGGTGCTGCGCGGCATGGACGACTGGCTCGCGCGGGTGCGCGCGTGGCGGGCGAGCCCCTCGCCGCGTCCCCGCATGGGCGTGCTCGTGCGCCGCCCGGAGACGCCGACGCAGGTGCTGTGGATGATCCTGCTGTGCGGGGGCCTCGTGGTCGCGGTGGGCTCGCTGCGACTGGACCTCCTGGCGCGCCTGCCGCGGGTCGGGCGGTACATCCCGGTGCACCGCTTCACGGGCGCGGAGCGCATGGCGGCGCACGTGGACCGCTTGCGGGCGGAGGTGCGCGATGAGACGGGCGCGGAGCCGTTCGTGGTGGCGATGCACTACGGGCGGGCGAGCCAGATGGCCTTCTACCTGCCCGGGCATCCCGTCGTCTACTGTGCGACATCGGTGATCCTCGGGGGGCGGCACACGCAGTACGACTACTGGCCCGACACGGACCTGCGGCGAGACCTGGGCCTGCGCGGGCGCCCGAGCGTGATGCTCGGCGGCACGCGCGAGGCCTGGTCGCTGGTGTTCGCACGCGTGCGCGAGATCGGCCGGCTGGACGCCGACGGCAAGAAGGACCGCCCGGTGTTCATCGGCGAGGACTTCCTGTTCACGAGCTTCGACCGCAACCCCGCGATGGGACGCGATCTCACGACCAATCCAAAAGCGGGGCCGGCGCAAGGGCCTTCGCCCGATCGCGTGCCGGAGCCCGTGCCGGAGCCGCTGCCGTGA
- a CDS encoding LptF/LptG family permease — translation MLRLPRTLWLSYATDLLRLLSLTAGVLVTIIAFAGAIKPISDGLLSSADALRFVLLAMPPMLAYALPFAGGFASTLVYHRIATDLEATAAYAGGLSHRAVLAPAAGVAIGCALLLSTLNEIVIPRFLMEMQRLITVDVARLVGQQVARGQSVSFGNVMIHADRVQNVRPEDGVLDALLLSGFGAVELRDGTPTTEVTSARATLWLLPGATSADSDLPASRDDEGRTRVVLELTDVVAARESGGIGVFSDTRVSWVVPNTFRDNVKFLSWRDLATIRDTPERLNWIDPKRKALALTLARVRAGEAIEAVLRDAGGVELADDRGGSVRVRAGDVTREDGRLRLAAPAGGAIEVRTTKAGGGEDAIRAAGGWLEFEDQQAALDPRVRLRLELEGVQAGAGAAARPTMAIAGLEPRESALRELLAMGSRELLNVARARGDGPDADPDLRDKMYGPHGLSGALKRLDHDVMAKRHERLALAASCAVMVLCGAVMALRLSTRSPLAVYLFSFFPALACLVTISGGQQVTVKQGAPGLILMWSGVGGLALFTFWVYRRLARH, via the coding sequence ATGCTGCGGCTCCCGCGCACCCTCTGGCTGTCATACGCGACGGACCTGCTTCGCCTGCTGTCGCTGACGGCGGGCGTGCTCGTCACCATCATCGCCTTCGCGGGCGCGATCAAGCCGATCTCGGACGGGCTGCTGTCCTCGGCCGACGCGCTGCGCTTCGTGCTGCTGGCGATGCCCCCGATGCTCGCGTACGCGCTGCCCTTCGCCGGCGGGTTCGCCTCGACCCTGGTCTACCACCGCATCGCGACCGACCTCGAGGCGACGGCGGCGTACGCGGGCGGGCTGTCGCACCGCGCGGTGCTCGCGCCGGCGGCGGGGGTCGCCATCGGCTGCGCCTTGCTGCTCTCGACGCTCAACGAGATCGTCATCCCGCGGTTCCTGATGGAGATGCAGCGGCTCATCACCGTGGACGTCGCGCGCCTCGTGGGGCAGCAGGTGGCGCGGGGGCAGTCGGTCTCGTTCGGGAACGTCATGATCCACGCCGACCGGGTGCAGAACGTCCGCCCGGAGGACGGCGTGCTCGACGCGCTGCTCCTGAGCGGGTTCGGCGCGGTGGAGCTGCGCGACGGAACGCCCACGACGGAGGTGACCTCGGCCCGGGCCACGCTGTGGCTGCTCCCCGGCGCGACGAGCGCCGACAGCGACCTGCCGGCGTCGCGCGATGACGAGGGGCGGACGCGCGTGGTGCTGGAGCTCACGGACGTGGTGGCGGCGCGCGAGAGCGGCGGGATCGGCGTGTTCTCCGACACGCGGGTGAGCTGGGTGGTGCCCAACACCTTCCGCGACAACGTGAAGTTCCTGAGTTGGCGCGACCTCGCGACCATCCGCGATACCCCCGAGCGGCTGAACTGGATCGACCCCAAGCGCAAGGCGCTGGCGCTCACGCTCGCGCGCGTCCGGGCGGGGGAGGCCATCGAGGCGGTGCTGCGCGACGCGGGCGGGGTGGAGCTCGCGGACGATCGCGGCGGGTCGGTGCGCGTGCGGGCCGGGGACGTGACGCGAGAGGACGGGCGCCTGCGCCTGGCGGCGCCGGCGGGCGGCGCGATCGAGGTCCGCACGACCAAGGCGGGCGGGGGCGAAGACGCGATCCGCGCGGCGGGGGGGTGGCTGGAGTTCGAGGACCAGCAGGCCGCCCTCGACCCGCGGGTGCGGCTGCGGCTGGAGCTGGAGGGCGTGCAGGCGGGCGCGGGGGCGGCGGCCCGGCCGACGATGGCGATCGCCGGGCTCGAGCCCCGCGAGTCGGCGCTGCGCGAGCTGCTGGCGATGGGCTCGCGCGAACTGCTGAACGTGGCGCGGGCGCGGGGCGACGGCCCGGACGCGGACCCGGACCTGCGCGACAAGATGTACGGCCCGCACGGGCTGTCGGGGGCGCTCAAGCGCCTCGACCACGACGTGATGGCGAAGCGCCACGAGCGCCTGGCGCTGGCGGCGTCGTGCGCGGTGATGGTGCTGTGCGGGGCGGTGATGGCGCTGCGCCTGTCCACGCGCTCGCCCCTGGCGGTGTACCTGTTCTCGTTCTTCCCGGCGCTCGCGTGCCTGGTGACGATCAGCGGCGGGCAGCAGGTGACGGTGAAGCAGGGCGCGCCCGGGCTCATCCTGATGTGGAGCGGGGTGGGCGGGCTCGCGCTCTTCACGTTCTGGGTGTACCGGCGCCTGGCGCGCCACTAG
- a CDS encoding alpha-amylase family glycosyl hydrolase codes for MMRATGPVRAWAILCALAGGVVFGGQPGAAPAPERARPMPRTPSAYDARDDVFYHFMPIAWRWGEPAGAVPDVAREHRFGNFAGMIDSLAYLESLGVTGVWINPVFPSRAYHGYQHGEADRINPWFGTEEEFLAFVGAARQRGIKVYVDLVAYGISQDSAYFTNSRGAPEHPDGGMLAYTDAGRTQFTGYSFRTWTGERIGFVNWDLRDARARDLVIGWSKRWLDPNGDGDVSDGIAGYRLDHVWARYDKGPDGLGYNIDDFWRAWRAGLETVNPQVFTFAEQAKWETSGADLLATGDGANAHDAAFTKVFEMAAREALRRGKAKPLIDAMERTVRECPPGRTFLAIIGDHDVDRLASAIGADRAETLGRARAAAAVLLLQPFPPVLYYGDEIGMLGKAGNFGSDANDIPRREPMKWLAAHGAPMPDYARLHAGVWEKRYSHDHDGRSVEEQAGVEGSLLETYRALVRARRADIVLRRGSYETVAVDDPGVWVFRRSLAGEGSRLVAINLGGTDAGVRVGGRTIVVPAYGHVVERE; via the coding sequence ATGATGCGAGCAACCGGACCGGTTCGGGCGTGGGCGATTCTGTGCGCACTGGCGGGCGGCGTGGTGTTCGGCGGGCAGCCGGGGGCGGCGCCGGCGCCGGAGCGCGCGCGGCCGATGCCGCGGACGCCCAGCGCGTACGACGCGCGGGACGACGTGTTCTATCACTTCATGCCCATCGCGTGGCGGTGGGGCGAGCCGGCGGGAGCGGTTCCGGACGTCGCGCGCGAGCACCGTTTCGGCAACTTCGCGGGGATGATCGACTCGCTGGCGTACCTGGAATCGCTGGGCGTGACGGGGGTGTGGATCAACCCGGTGTTTCCGAGCCGCGCGTACCACGGGTATCAGCACGGCGAGGCGGACCGCATCAACCCGTGGTTCGGGACGGAGGAAGAGTTTCTCGCGTTCGTCGGGGCGGCGCGGCAGCGCGGGATCAAGGTGTACGTGGATCTCGTGGCGTACGGCATTTCGCAGGATTCGGCGTACTTCACGAACTCGCGGGGCGCGCCCGAGCACCCCGACGGCGGGATGCTCGCGTACACCGACGCGGGGCGGACGCAGTTCACCGGGTACTCGTTCCGGACGTGGACGGGCGAACGCATCGGGTTCGTGAACTGGGACCTGCGCGATGCGCGGGCGCGCGACCTGGTGATCGGCTGGTCGAAGCGCTGGCTGGACCCCAACGGCGACGGCGATGTATCCGACGGGATCGCGGGGTACCGGCTCGATCATGTCTGGGCGCGGTACGACAAGGGGCCCGACGGGCTGGGGTACAACATCGATGACTTCTGGCGCGCCTGGCGGGCGGGGCTGGAGACGGTGAACCCGCAGGTGTTCACCTTCGCCGAGCAGGCGAAGTGGGAGACCAGCGGGGCGGACCTCTTGGCCACCGGCGACGGCGCGAACGCGCACGACGCGGCGTTCACGAAGGTGTTCGAGATGGCGGCGCGCGAGGCGCTGCGGCGCGGGAAGGCCAAGCCCCTGATCGACGCGATGGAGCGGACGGTGCGCGAGTGCCCACCCGGGCGGACGTTCCTGGCGATCATCGGCGACCACGACGTGGACCGGCTGGCGAGCGCGATCGGCGCGGACCGGGCGGAGACGCTGGGGCGCGCGAGGGCGGCGGCGGCGGTGCTGCTGCTGCAGCCCTTCCCGCCCGTGCTGTACTACGGCGATGAGATCGGGATGCTCGGAAAGGCGGGGAACTTCGGGTCCGACGCGAACGACATTCCGCGCCGTGAGCCCATGAAGTGGCTGGCGGCGCACGGCGCGCCGATGCCCGACTACGCGCGCCTGCACGCGGGCGTGTGGGAGAAGCGGTACTCGCACGATCACGACGGGCGCAGCGTGGAAGAACAGGCGGGGGTCGAGGGGTCGCTGCTGGAGACGTACCGGGCGCTCGTCCGGGCGCGGCGTGCGGACATCGTGCTGCGCCGGGGGTCGTACGAGACGGTGGCGGTGGACGACCCCGGCGTGTGGGTGTTCCGCCGGTCGCTCGCGGGGGAGGGGTCGCGCCTGGTGGCGATCAACCTGGGCGGGACGGACGCTGGCGTGCGGGTGGGCGGGCGGACGATTGTCGTGCCGGCGTACGGGCACGTGGTGGAGCGCGAGTAA